A window of the Ferviditalea candida genome harbors these coding sequences:
- the icmF gene encoding fused isobutyryl-CoA mutase/GTPase IcmF: METEVYRPRNHVRFITAAALFDGHDASINIMRRILQASGVEVIHLGHNRSVEEVANAAIQEDVQGIAVSTYQGGHVEYLKYIYDLLQQKGATSIKIFAGGGGVIVPAEIKELEAYGISKIFSPDDGRELGLQGMINYMIRETDYPTIKQSELELTERNGKQREWGTIAKLITLAEEKLDSGREDDPLAAQLQQLQADARKVPVVGITGTGGAGKSSLTDEIVRRYLQQFPDRTIAIISVDPSKLKTGGALLGDRIRMNAVSSPRVYMRSLATRGSNSELSSATKEAVSIVKAAGYDFVIVETSGIGQGDARIVGLCDVAMYVMTSEFGAATQLEKIEMIDFADLIVINKFDRRGSEDALRDVRKQFQRSRNLFETPVEQLPVFGTIASQFNDEGTDILFENLMRIVENKTGGGWQTNLHVKAHGISKRNRIIPSDRMHYLAEIVQSVRQYQKMTEEQTAIARKLFQLKGTKAMLEAVRTQDEQTGALLEKLEKMIADYEAIQHPECRRLLEAWPERREAYGKDRLVAKIRNQEIVAELFTESLSGLQIPKISLPKYEDYGEILRWLMKENLPGYFPYTAGVFPFKRTNEDPKRQFAGEGTPERTNRRFHYLCQNDQAIRLSTAFDSVTLYGHDPDYRPDIYGKIGNSGVSICTLDDMKKLYAGFDLCHPSTSVSMTINGPAPIILAMFMNAAIDQQVERFTEKGGRPPNPEEYAQIKAYTLKTVRGTVQADILKEDQGQNTCIFSTEFALKMMGDIQQYFIDHEVKNYYSVSISGYHIAEAGANPITQLAFTLANGFTYVEYYLSRGMAIDDFAPNLSFFFSNGLDPEYTVMGRAARRIWATVIKHKYGGNEQSQRLKYHIQTSGRSLHAQEMDFNDIRTTLQALIAIYDNCNSLHTNAFDEAVTTPTENSVRRAMAIQMIINKEFGLARNENPLQGAFIIEELTDLVEEAVLAEFQRLNDRGGVLGAMETQYQRGKIQDESLYYEQKKHSGELPIIGVNTFINPHADENANEMELARSTQEEKETQIRNLHAFWERHSAQCPSAIERLKQAALSNQNIFEELMETVKAASLGQITAALYEVGGQYRRNM, from the coding sequence ATGGAAACCGAGGTTTACCGACCGCGCAATCACGTGCGGTTTATTACGGCGGCAGCCTTGTTCGACGGTCATGACGCTTCGATCAATATTATGAGGCGGATTCTGCAGGCTTCCGGTGTGGAAGTCATCCATCTGGGACACAACCGGTCCGTCGAAGAGGTAGCAAATGCCGCCATCCAAGAGGATGTGCAGGGAATTGCCGTCAGCACCTATCAGGGCGGACATGTGGAATATTTGAAATACATCTACGATTTGCTGCAGCAAAAGGGAGCAACCTCCATCAAGATATTTGCCGGAGGCGGCGGAGTCATCGTCCCGGCGGAAATCAAGGAGCTTGAAGCCTACGGCATCTCCAAAATTTTTTCGCCCGACGACGGGCGGGAGCTTGGTTTACAAGGCATGATCAATTATATGATCAGAGAAACGGATTACCCGACAATCAAGCAATCGGAACTTGAATTAACGGAGAGGAATGGGAAACAGCGGGAATGGGGAACCATTGCCAAATTAATCACACTTGCGGAAGAAAAGCTGGACAGCGGCCGGGAGGATGACCCGCTCGCCGCTCAGCTTCAGCAGCTGCAGGCTGATGCGCGAAAGGTGCCCGTTGTGGGCATAACCGGAACCGGGGGAGCAGGCAAAAGCTCGCTGACCGACGAAATCGTGAGACGTTATCTCCAGCAATTCCCGGACCGCACAATTGCGATTATCTCCGTGGATCCCTCCAAGCTGAAAACCGGAGGAGCGCTGCTTGGCGACCGCATCCGGATGAACGCCGTCAGCAGTCCCCGCGTATATATGCGCAGCCTGGCGACCCGGGGGTCAAATTCGGAGCTGAGCAGTGCGACCAAAGAAGCCGTCAGCATTGTAAAAGCAGCCGGTTATGATTTCGTGATCGTGGAAACAAGCGGAATCGGACAAGGGGACGCTAGGATCGTCGGGCTGTGCGATGTGGCGATGTATGTCATGACCAGCGAGTTCGGTGCGGCCACTCAGCTTGAAAAAATCGAGATGATCGATTTTGCCGACCTGATCGTCATCAACAAATTCGATCGCCGCGGCTCGGAGGACGCCCTGCGCGATGTGCGCAAGCAATTTCAACGCAGCCGGAATTTGTTCGAGACGCCGGTCGAACAGCTTCCTGTTTTCGGAACGATTGCGAGCCAATTCAATGATGAAGGAACCGACATTCTGTTTGAGAATCTGATGAGGATTGTGGAGAACAAAACCGGCGGCGGCTGGCAGACGAATTTGCATGTGAAGGCTCACGGAATTTCCAAGAGAAACAGGATCATCCCATCCGACCGGATGCATTATTTGGCTGAAATCGTGCAATCGGTCCGCCAGTATCAAAAAATGACGGAAGAGCAAACGGCGATTGCCCGGAAGCTGTTTCAGCTGAAAGGCACGAAGGCGATGCTGGAGGCCGTTCGCACGCAGGATGAACAAACCGGCGCTTTACTTGAAAAGCTGGAAAAGATGATCGCCGATTACGAAGCCATACAGCACCCGGAGTGCAGGCGGCTGCTTGAGGCTTGGCCCGAGCGCCGCGAAGCATATGGCAAGGACCGGCTGGTTGCGAAGATTCGCAATCAAGAAATCGTTGCCGAATTGTTCACGGAATCCTTATCGGGACTTCAAATTCCCAAAATCAGCCTCCCCAAATATGAAGATTACGGCGAAATTCTTCGTTGGCTCATGAAGGAAAACCTGCCCGGATATTTCCCATACACAGCCGGCGTATTCCCGTTCAAACGCACGAATGAGGATCCGAAGCGGCAGTTCGCCGGGGAGGGAACGCCGGAGCGCACCAACCGCCGTTTTCACTATCTCTGCCAGAACGATCAGGCGATCCGGTTATCCACCGCTTTCGACAGTGTCACCTTATACGGCCATGATCCGGATTACCGCCCCGACATCTACGGCAAAATCGGAAACAGCGGGGTCAGCATCTGCACGCTGGACGACATGAAGAAGCTGTACGCCGGTTTTGACCTGTGCCATCCTTCCACCAGCGTATCGATGACGATCAACGGTCCTGCCCCGATCATTCTGGCCATGTTCATGAATGCGGCGATCGATCAGCAGGTTGAACGATTTACTGAGAAGGGCGGGCGTCCGCCCAATCCCGAGGAGTATGCGCAAATTAAGGCGTATACGCTGAAGACCGTCCGCGGCACCGTTCAGGCGGATATTTTGAAGGAGGATCAGGGACAGAATACATGCATTTTTTCTACCGAATTCGCGCTGAAGATGATGGGGGATATTCAGCAGTATTTTATCGACCATGAGGTGAAGAACTACTACTCGGTCAGCATCAGCGGCTATCATATTGCCGAGGCGGGAGCCAATCCGATTACGCAGCTGGCGTTTACGCTGGCTAACGGCTTTACCTATGTGGAGTACTATTTAAGCCGCGGCATGGCGATCGATGATTTTGCGCCGAATTTGTCGTTCTTCTTCAGCAACGGACTGGACCCGGAATATACGGTCATGGGGCGCGCGGCTCGGCGAATCTGGGCAACGGTGATCAAACACAAATACGGCGGGAATGAACAAAGCCAGCGGCTGAAATATCACATTCAGACCTCCGGGCGTTCCCTGCACGCGCAGGAAATGGATTTCAACGATATCCGCACGACGCTGCAGGCGTTGATCGCGATCTATGACAACTGCAACTCACTGCATACGAACGCATTTGATGAGGCGGTGACCACGCCGACGGAGAATTCCGTCCGCCGGGCGATGGCGATTCAAATGATCATCAACAAGGAATTCGGTTTGGCCAGGAATGAGAATCCACTTCAGGGCGCGTTTATTATTGAAGAGCTGACCGATCTCGTAGAAGAGGCCGTTCTCGCCGAATTTCAGCGGCTCAATGATCGCGGAGGCGTCCTGGGAGCGATGGAAACGCAATACCAGCGCGGAAAAATTCAAGATGAATCGCTTTATTACGAGCAAAAAAAGCATTCGGGGGAGCTGCCCATCATCGGAGTGAATACGTTTATCAATCCTCATGCCGATGAAAACGCAAACGAGATGGAGCTGGCCCGTTCGACGCAGGAAGAAAAGGAAACCCAAATCCGCAATCTGCATGCATTTTGGGAAAGGCACAGCGCTCAATGCCCTTCCGCCATTGAGCGGCTCAAACAGGCTGCGCTGAGCAACCAAAACATTTTCGAGGAGCTGATGGAAACCGTGAAGGCCGCTTCACTCGGCCAAATTACCGCCGCTTTGTATGAAGTGGGAGGACAGTACCGCAGAAATATGTAA
- the mbcS gene encoding acyl-CoA synthetase MbcS, translated as MENMNLTAPEYYNIAQDIDRFADEPDKIAILWENEAGETRQLTYMELRQASNRFANALSKMGLRKGDKIIVTLPRIPETYIVFQGALKSGLIISPGSEMLMPKDILFRAEHSQAKAVISYHEFTGRFDQIRGEARSLQHFIVVGTDEETEGWRNYQRLTESESDQFDMVKTRSDDTAFLNYTSGTTGNPKGVIMHHGWGFAHQPIAAKLWLGVEENDVVWATAGPGWAKWNWSPFLAALGSGAASFSYQGKFDAPKYLSLLEKYEVNVLCCTPTEYRLMAKFEGLERFKLQSLRNAVSAGEPLNQQVIDTFRHYFNLEVRDGYGQSENSLMIGFMKGMEIRLGAMGKPVPGNRLAIIDEEGNPLPQGQVGDIAIHRDTPALFKGYLNDPERTAAVFRGEWYVTGDQARMDEDGYYWFEGRSDDIIISSGYTIGPFEVEDALVKHPMVKECAVVASPDEIRGSIVKAFVILKDPAAASEKLVKEMQDHVKSITAPYKYPRAIEFVTELPKTISGKIRRVELRQLEKQRHAQA; from the coding sequence ATGGAAAACATGAATCTGACAGCCCCCGAATATTATAATATCGCCCAGGATATCGACAGATTCGCCGACGAGCCTGACAAAATCGCGATCTTGTGGGAGAATGAGGCGGGTGAAACCCGTCAACTGACCTACATGGAGCTGCGGCAAGCATCGAACCGGTTTGCCAACGCATTATCGAAAATGGGCTTGCGGAAAGGCGATAAAATCATCGTGACTCTTCCGAGAATTCCGGAAACCTACATCGTTTTTCAGGGCGCTTTGAAATCGGGGCTGATTATTTCTCCGGGGTCGGAAATGCTGATGCCCAAGGATATTCTTTTCCGTGCCGAGCATTCCCAAGCCAAAGCCGTGATCTCCTATCACGAGTTTACAGGACGGTTCGATCAAATTCGCGGTGAAGCCAGGAGCCTGCAGCATTTTATTGTCGTCGGAACGGATGAGGAAACGGAGGGCTGGCGCAATTATCAGCGGCTGACGGAATCTGAATCCGATCAGTTTGACATGGTCAAAACCCGTTCGGACGATACCGCCTTCCTAAACTATACGTCCGGTACGACTGGCAACCCGAAGGGCGTCATCATGCATCATGGGTGGGGATTCGCCCATCAACCGATTGCCGCCAAGCTATGGTTGGGGGTAGAGGAGAACGATGTGGTTTGGGCGACCGCCGGACCCGGCTGGGCCAAATGGAATTGGAGCCCGTTCTTGGCGGCATTGGGCTCCGGTGCTGCGAGTTTCTCCTATCAAGGCAAATTTGACGCTCCCAAATATTTGAGCTTGCTGGAGAAGTATGAAGTCAATGTGCTCTGCTGCACCCCGACGGAATACCGGTTGATGGCGAAATTTGAAGGGCTGGAGCGGTTCAAGCTGCAATCGCTGCGCAATGCCGTCAGTGCGGGGGAGCCATTGAACCAGCAGGTCATCGATACGTTCAGACATTATTTCAATCTCGAGGTGCGCGACGGTTACGGCCAATCGGAAAACTCGCTGATGATCGGCTTCATGAAAGGAATGGAGATCAGACTGGGCGCGATGGGCAAGCCGGTTCCAGGCAACCGTCTCGCCATCATTGACGAAGAAGGGAATCCGCTACCACAGGGGCAGGTTGGGGACATTGCCATTCATCGCGACACTCCGGCTTTATTCAAGGGATATTTGAACGATCCCGAAAGAACGGCGGCCGTTTTCCGCGGGGAATGGTATGTCACGGGTGATCAGGCCCGGATGGATGAGGACGGCTATTATTGGTTTGAAGGGCGCTCGGACGACATTATCATCAGCTCCGGGTATACGATTGGTCCTTTTGAAGTGGAAGATGCGCTGGTCAAGCATCCCATGGTCAAGGAATGCGCCGTCGTGGCCAGTCCGGACGAAATCCGCGGTTCGATAGTCAAAGCCTTTGTCATCCTGAAGGATCCTGCGGCGGCCAGCGAGAAATTGGTGAAGGAGATGCAGGATCATGTCAAGAGCATTACCGCGCCGTATAAATACCCGAGAGCGATCGAATTTGTCACTGAACTCCCCAAAACGATTTCCGGGAAAATT
- a CDS encoding 3-hydroxybutyryl-CoA dehydrogenase, which translates to MEIRNVVIIGAGQMGSGIAQVCAQAGLNVILYDINQDAIDRGISSISSNLNRSIAKGKMTEELKHDILQRIQASLSLDIAETADLAIEAATENMSIKSAIFKELDQICSSHAILASNTSSLPITEIAAVTKRPEQVIGMHFMNPVPVMQLVEIIRGLATAEEVCQTVKDLAVKMGKTAVEVHDYPGFVSNRILMPMINEAIYTVYEGVASIEDVDQVMKLGMNHPMGPLALADFIGLDTCLSIMEILYEGFSDSKYRPCPLLRKYVKAGRLGRKTGQGFYTYG; encoded by the coding sequence ATGGAAATCCGAAATGTGGTGATTATCGGCGCCGGTCAAATGGGAAGCGGCATCGCTCAGGTTTGCGCCCAGGCCGGCTTGAATGTCATTCTTTACGACATTAATCAGGATGCGATTGATCGGGGAATCAGTTCCATTTCAAGCAATCTGAACCGCAGCATAGCCAAGGGCAAAATGACGGAAGAGCTTAAGCATGATATTTTGCAACGAATTCAAGCTTCCTTGAGTTTGGACATTGCTGAAACTGCGGATTTGGCGATTGAGGCGGCAACCGAGAACATGTCGATAAAGTCGGCGATTTTTAAGGAATTGGATCAAATCTGTTCTTCACATGCGATTCTTGCCAGCAACACTTCCTCATTGCCCATAACGGAAATCGCCGCCGTCACCAAACGCCCGGAGCAAGTGATCGGCATGCATTTTATGAATCCTGTACCGGTCATGCAGCTGGTCGAAATCATTAGAGGACTGGCGACAGCCGAGGAAGTGTGCCAAACGGTAAAAGATTTGGCCGTGAAAATGGGAAAGACGGCAGTGGAGGTTCATGATTATCCGGGATTTGTGTCGAATCGAATCCTGATGCCGATGATTAATGAAGCCATTTATACCGTGTACGAAGGAGTAGCCTCCATCGAGGACGTCGATCAAGTGATGAAGCTGGGCATGAATCACCCCATGGGGCCGTTGGCCTTGGCTGATTTTATCGGGCTGGATACGTGTCTTTCGATTATGGAAATTTTATACGAGGGTTTTTCCGATTCGAAATATCGGCCTTGTCCGCTGCTGCGCAAATATGTAAAAGCCGGCCGATTGGGACGAAAAACCGGCCAGGGATTTTATACTTACGGCTAA
- a CDS encoding AAA family ATPase, giving the protein MRRYYWIKWRRFMMWISLLVLIGLLILGGGPTVWNIAMNIVNIAFNLLFAVLFIIIQFAALFWFLARGRTYWILPGETGATWEDYRGNPEIVENATKIVTLLRGVKEFKEMGGEAIRGLLLFGPPGTGKSYLAQVIANEAQVPFAYASAPSFQNMFFGVGNLKVMSLYRKARKLAKIYGACIIFIDEIDAIGMSRQMGPAGAGGMFGMGGAGLLNELLLQMDPPNFDNSRISKLLRQLGLRRKKAERPAVLTIAATNLPDVLDSALLRPGRFDRKLWVDSPDYDGRVDVFNYYLQKIKRDSTLTPEKAALDTIGYSPAQIKHIVNETIVIAHQRGAQLAGYEDFRTAMETYEWGLKQPLRSMSEDEKRNVAYHEAGHAVAQYLLKAHERVWKVTIIRRGGALGLAATKPTEERYNRSDSEILAEIQVCLAARAVEEEFLGKKLNGVTSDLRQATELAGAFLGMVGMGDELFSWLTLNSPAEGLKALRPKINELLKDQMLQVKKLVREHGGFVHAIAQELLLRGDLTGEEIEHIFVRLYGHSRMTHPEIIPRVLTDSLEKRTDDTEQAE; this is encoded by the coding sequence ATGAGAAGATATTATTGGATTAAATGGCGCAGATTTATGATGTGGATCTCGCTGCTCGTCTTGATCGGGCTGCTGATATTGGGAGGCGGACCGACGGTCTGGAATATCGCAATGAATATCGTTAATATTGCGTTCAATCTGCTTTTCGCCGTCCTGTTCATCATCATTCAATTTGCTGCACTATTTTGGTTCTTGGCCCGGGGGCGAACCTATTGGATTCTTCCCGGAGAAACTGGCGCTACATGGGAAGATTACCGGGGAAATCCTGAAATTGTTGAGAATGCGACTAAGATTGTTACTCTGCTCAGAGGCGTTAAAGAGTTCAAAGAGATGGGCGGCGAAGCGATTCGCGGATTGCTGCTTTTCGGTCCCCCCGGGACCGGCAAATCTTATCTGGCTCAGGTCATCGCCAATGAAGCGCAGGTGCCTTTTGCTTATGCTTCGGCCCCAAGTTTTCAAAATATGTTTTTCGGCGTAGGCAATTTGAAGGTCATGAGCCTCTACAGAAAGGCCCGAAAGCTGGCAAAAATCTACGGAGCCTGCATTATCTTCATCGACGAGATTGACGCCATTGGGATGTCAAGACAGATGGGACCCGCGGGAGCAGGCGGAATGTTCGGCATGGGAGGCGCCGGACTGCTTAACGAATTGCTTTTGCAGATGGATCCCCCAAACTTCGATAATTCCCGGATCTCCAAGCTGCTCCGCCAGCTTGGACTGCGGCGCAAGAAAGCAGAACGTCCGGCCGTGCTGACGATCGCGGCGACCAACCTTCCCGATGTGCTAGATTCCGCCCTGCTCCGCCCCGGACGTTTCGACCGAAAGCTGTGGGTCGATTCACCGGACTATGACGGTAGGGTGGACGTTTTCAACTATTATCTGCAAAAGATAAAACGCGACTCCACGCTGACTCCCGAGAAGGCGGCGCTTGACACCATCGGATATAGTCCCGCGCAGATCAAGCACATCGTCAACGAAACGATCGTGATCGCCCATCAACGCGGTGCCCAGCTTGCCGGTTACGAGGACTTCCGGACGGCTATGGAGACGTACGAATGGGGACTCAAACAGCCGCTGCGTTCCATGAGCGAGGACGAAAAGCGGAATGTCGCCTACCACGAAGCCGGTCATGCAGTTGCCCAGTATTTGTTAAAGGCGCACGAACGCGTCTGGAAAGTGACGATCATCCGGCGCGGCGGCGCGCTCGGTCTCGCCGCCACCAAACCGACGGAAGAGCGCTATAACCGAAGCGACAGCGAAATTCTTGCAGAAATTCAGGTCTGTTTGGCTGCCCGCGCTGTGGAGGAGGAATTCCTTGGAAAGAAACTGAACGGAGTGACTTCCGACCTGCGACAGGCTACAGAATTGGCCGGCGCTTTTTTGGGTATGGTCGGTATGGGCGACGAACTGTTCAGCTGGCTTACTTTAAATTCTCCGGCTGAGGGACTGAAGGCGCTTCGTCCAAAAATCAACGAGCTGCTGAAAGATCAGATGCTCCAAGTCAAGAAGCTGGTTCGGGAGCACGGTGGCTTCGTCCATGCAATTGCGCAGGAGCTGCTGCTGCGGGGCGATCTGACCGGTGAGGAGATTGAGCACATCTTTGTGCGGCTGTATGGCCACAGCCGGATGACGCATCCCGAAATTATTCCCCGAGTGTTGACGGATTCCTTAGAGAAGCGTACTGATGATACAGAGCAAGCTGAATAA
- a CDS encoding acetyl-CoA C-acetyltransferase, translated as MKQTVIVGGARTAFGKFGGALREVQAVELGSIAIKGAMERAKVDAAQVDEVIMGMVLQGGNGQIPSRQAARGAGLDWGVPTETLNKVCASGLRSITLADQIIRSGDAETIIAGGMESMSNAPFASKNARWGIRMGDEKLVDLMIHDGLQCAFENVHMAVHANHTAARYEISRKSQDEWALRSQLRAVEAIQKGKFAEEIVPVTVRNKTGTFQIDTDEAPRFDTDFDKLSKLSPIFDKSGTVTAGNAPGVNDGAGAVVVMSKEKAQRDGYQPLAEILGHAAVGAQAADLAITPALAIQKLLRKTGLTLKDIDLFEVNEAFAAVALTTGKILGWDADKVNVNGGAVALGHPIGASGTRIVITLIYELIRRGGGLGIAAICSGAAQGDAVLVKV; from the coding sequence TTGAAACAGACGGTGATCGTTGGAGGGGCACGGACGGCATTTGGAAAGTTCGGCGGCGCATTAAGAGAAGTTCAGGCAGTGGAATTAGGCAGCATTGCTATAAAAGGAGCAATGGAAAGGGCGAAAGTCGATGCAGCTCAAGTGGATGAAGTGATTATGGGAATGGTGCTTCAGGGCGGCAACGGACAAATCCCTTCCCGGCAAGCTGCGAGGGGTGCGGGTTTGGATTGGGGCGTGCCGACGGAAACGCTGAATAAGGTATGCGCATCAGGATTGCGAAGCATCACATTGGCCGATCAAATCATTCGTTCCGGGGATGCGGAAACGATCATTGCCGGAGGAATGGAAAGCATGAGCAATGCGCCTTTCGCTTCCAAGAATGCGCGATGGGGAATCCGAATGGGTGATGAGAAGCTTGTGGATCTCATGATTCATGACGGACTGCAGTGCGCCTTCGAGAATGTTCATATGGCGGTTCATGCCAATCATACTGCGGCCCGTTATGAAATCAGCCGGAAAAGCCAGGATGAATGGGCGCTGCGAAGTCAACTGCGCGCAGTGGAGGCCATTCAAAAAGGGAAATTCGCTGAAGAGATTGTACCCGTAACGGTCAGGAATAAAACCGGCACCTTCCAGATCGATACGGATGAGGCTCCCCGGTTCGATACGGACTTCGATAAACTGTCCAAGCTTTCGCCCATCTTCGATAAGAGCGGGACCGTAACAGCCGGCAACGCTCCCGGAGTCAACGACGGCGCAGGCGCAGTTGTCGTCATGTCGAAGGAAAAGGCGCAGAGGGACGGATATCAGCCTTTGGCGGAGATCCTTGGTCATGCGGCGGTCGGTGCGCAAGCAGCCGACCTTGCAATTACCCCAGCCTTAGCGATTCAAAAGCTGCTGCGGAAAACAGGCCTGACGTTAAAGGACATTGATCTTTTTGAAGTCAATGAGGCTTTCGCAGCCGTTGCCCTGACGACCGGAAAAATTCTCGGATGGGATGCGGACAAGGTAAACGTGAACGGCGGAGCCGTCGCTCTTGGCCATCCCATCGGGGCCAGCGGGACTAGAATTGTGATTACGCTTATTTATGAACTTATTCGCCGGGGCGGAGGGCTCGGAATAGCTGCCATCTGCAGCGGCGCGGCTCAGGGGGATGCTGTTCTGGTCAAAGTCTGA